TACCTTAAACtacaaacattttgaaataagaCATTTCTAGGTAGAATTTCAAAAGTAGATACAAATTATagtgcatataaataaaatacgaATTAGCAAAATTAGGACCgactagtaataaatatttattttcttatttcatggGAAGAATAACGGCCTTTCTGTTTTGCATATTTGTGTAGTATACTCTTCGATGTGATATGAGGCGCTCTCTCCTGGCCAAGGATTTGACAAAATCTTGTGAATTTATTGTCCATTCACCAGTAAGTTTGCTCTTAGGAATTGATTACTAGAGATTTgtgaatatatttattcatttagttgtaGTTGGACTGTTCATAAAAGTCTCAGAGGAGCTCATATGAAGTTAATGCAGTTAAGCAGATCTGTAGCTATTTTTTCTCTGTGGAATGAAACTTCTATGCATGCACAAGCTGGAGCTCCTTATGTGAACTTAAATGCCCCTTTTGGTCCCAGTGAATGTAAATATTGGTTCAGGTACAGATGCAACATAGTTCATGTTTCTCAGAATTTATGTGATGTTTAATTTTCTAAGAATATTCAGGCTAGTGCTTTTTACCAAAGATGAATTAAACATACGGTAATTTTGACATTAGCCAAATGGCCATGATTAAAATAACAGTATTAAAAAGGATACTACGACAGAGAAAGCATGCCGCCTCGGCCATAAAATGGCATTGCTTTAAAGATAGGAGCATGCCTACTCTGTTAaagggtgggcagaaacaataggATGGTAATTAATGAAGCTTGCACAGCAGAGGCATTTCATCAGCCTACACAGCACACCCGTAACTGCCCatactgctacattctggacaagctgcagcttctgagcagTCTTTAAAAGCAgtctcatgtagagcacattgcaataattcaTACACATGGTAACTAAAGGATGAGTAACTGTGAGAAGGGACTCTtaagtccaggaaggggcacagcACACCATATGAATCTGGTAAAGGTTTCCTGGCCAGAGCTGCCATCTGCACATCAGTTCTGTGTGAGGGAGTGCACCCCATTAAGAACTAAAGGCAAAAATCCACAGCACTAGAAGAACCAGGAACACACAGCCCcttggtcttgtcagggttgaatctaatctgttcctccccatccagatcccaacagcctccaggcactgagacaagaCCTTAACAGCAGCACTTGGCCCACCCAGGCTTGAGATACACaactgggtattatcagcatgcTGGCAATACCTGTCTTTCTACATGAAGCATCTAGGTGATGTTAAGCAGAAAGGGTGAAAGTATCCCAGAAGGCAGGGCCTCAGACTCAACCATCACCactcctatcaacaccaactgaaactggctatggagaaaaggagagaaccactgcaacaccatgcctcccactcctaatccTCACAGTCAAGATTAGTCTCATCAATTTCATCCAATCATGTCTTTCTCAGTCTCTCCATGCACAATTTTTTCATACAGTTGTTTCAcagtttgatcctcattcattgtCTCTCTATGATCAAGCCACATCAATGTACTCCTTTCATACCAATCACTTTTGATATGGTCATCCATGGTCattcaacattcattcatttttaacttGATCTCTTTTTGCTttagcatatatttttttaaaatagcccaTTCTGCCTTCATTCAGCTTACTTTTAGAGCAGAAGCACAAGGTTTACATACCTCTTTGTAGTActttcaacaaacatttattGTTTACAGCAGGTGACATACTACTCActacttttctaccagcatttgcatgacTTAAAACTATACAGTATGTACGTGAACATATGCACATACATCTGAAGTGGGAGGAAGAGAAATTCTACATAGGTCCAACAGACAGCCAATGAGGTGTAAGGGGAAGTGTTGAACGCGGCAGGGAGACCAAGTTCTAATCCATCCACAGCTACAGAAACTCACAGAGTGACTCTGAGCCTAGGTCACAAGGAGGTTGTGGAGGAAAAATAAGTATTGTATTGTACTTACAGTAGGTATAAGCATTTACCaaattaaaatactaaaattcTACATAGATCCAAGAAAGAGCCCATGTAATATAGTGATTAAGGTCTTGTATCAGaagcagggagatccaggttgTAGTCCACTCTCAGTCATGGAAGATGActgagtaactttgggccaatctTACTCTCAGCCCACTCCACCACTCAGGACTTTTGTTGTGATGAAAATAGGAGGAGCGAGTGCTATGTATGCCACttggagctcctgaatgaaaagcagagcataaatctaatgaatataACTGAGGGAATAGGAATTTGAGCTTAGGGAATAAccaaatattatattattatatattatattatattatattatattatattatattatattatattatatataatgtacAGTTAATTCTACACTCAGGACCCTAAAATACTAGGCTGGCCTCAGCTATAATGTGAGTTTGCTTTTCATTATCATTAGAAAGATAGAAAGGACTTTCTACCTTGATTAGAGCATGCTTCAAATAGTATAGCCATGCAGATGCGTGGTTAAGATTAATTGTTCTTACCAAGGTAATACCTTGCCAAGGCTATTCTAGTAGCAACTCATACTAGCTCTTCTAACACACGAAGTGCATGACTTCAAATATGCACTTCCTCAAATTAGATAAATGACTACTACATTTACAGTTCTGaactttcttttcattcttttgtaGCCTCAGAAAGGTAAGCCAACTCCAAGCCCAGTGGACTTTACTATTACTCctgaaacactacagaatgtgaAAGAGGTAAGAACCATCTTagcgagccagtttggtatagtggttaaggcaccgggctagaaaccaggagactgtgagttctagtcccgccttaggcacaaagccagctgggtgaccttgggccaatcactctctctcaaccctgggaaggaggcaatggcaaaccatttccgaaaaaccttgccaagaaaactgcaaggacttgtccagactgacctgaaggcacaaaaaagaaagaaaaaaagaaccatcttgctttaaaaaagtaTAATAGCTCTCAGAGCGGGGGAGCAGCACCAAACCAGAGGTTGAAACCATATGAAAGAGTTTTGTGCTCATGGTCTTCCTCATTGCATGCTCCAGTTTCCTTCTACTTTTGATTTAGTGGCAAAATGTAACTTGTAATTGTATCAGAGCTGAGCAAACATGATTTGCACAAACCAGGATCGTATAGAAATAGAAAGCCAAAGGAAGGATAGGAGTATATGGAGTGGGGGAAGAAAATGCAGACATAGTTTATTAAAAGATCTTGTTAGAGAAATTGATTCCTCCTGTTTACTTGTCTGAGTGATTGTTTTGGATTGGGTGTGCAGTGGAATGATTTTTTCTGAAATGGATCTTTCTCAGTGTTGAAAAAAGTCAGTTAAACAAAATTGGGTTTGAGCAAGCCAACAGTTAATAAAAACAGTCACTGCTTGGGGGAATCATCCTAAAGGAGCTGCTTTTCAAAAGGTTCCTGGCAGCTCAAAATGGATCTTGGCTTTGGGAGGCAGGGCTTTAATCGTGTCCTTGATATATCCTTGAGACTCCTGGAGATACAGAGGGAGgttcttcttccctggaatgGGTGATTAGGGTTCTCATAATTTGCAGTGAGGAATATTCCACCTTGTTTATATAAGGATTACATAGGTGATGTAGAGATTATTCTCAAGTATTTCCCACCTTAGGATAATTAATTTAGGTTTCACTGATTTCAGTAGgtgtgctattttttttaaaaaattacttattttgtgtccagatcaaactttgctctgccaaaatgtagccactgctacagctttgtcattagcttgctgtaggtcattgacagtaTAAGGCTCTGGCAATAATCGGCACACCATCAGATGCACCGGATCTTAGATTTCTCcacattcacataatatattgccATCAGCTGGCAACCCCCACTTAAATTCGTCTtacattttggcacccccacccTCAGTAGGTGTGCTATGAAGATGACTAAGTATGGATCCAACCCATTCTTTATGAAGTGCCTAGTTTTTTATGTCTTATGCTTACATTAGAAATAGTCCCTGCCTACAGGTTTAAAGTCTGAGGAGATAACTGCATGTTATATTAAACATGTGCTTAGAAAAGCACATGTTGCTTAAGTATTTCACATGTATTTTGAAGAAAAGATATTGAATGGGATAAGGAGAGGTGATGAAAGAGCAAGCAgtaatttcttctctttttccctctgAACCAATGAGCAATAAGGGACAAATAGCCATactatgaaatgaaaataatgtgtggaaagaacaagaaaatctGTACATTCAATTACCATTACATACTGTAAATTacatattttttgctttttctcctttttgctttTAGAGAGCATTGCTTCCAAAATTTCTCATAAGAGGCCACCTCAGTTCAACCAACTGCATCATAACACAACCTCTAACAGGGGAGTTGATAGTGGTGAACTCAGATGCTGCTGTTAAAAGTATTGAACTCCAGCTGGTACGAGTGGAAACCTGTGGTATGTCTTTATGTCTGCCAGTGCATAAATTGGTGTGGGAGAACAGAATCTGGGGTGTGTTCTTGAGCTGTGACTGTCAAATGCTTCTGTTGTTCTGGATAGTTGGACAGACTAGAGGACAGTTGGGCCCTCATCCACATCCAAGCGTTCCCAGTTGtgataatgtactgtatatattagcAACAAACATTATTGGAATTTATTTGGCAGTTACCAAcctcatataaaaataattaaagctttgaaataattttgattacttCTAAAGTGAAGTCCCCTCCAGAAATTTGAAATGAATCCAGATCTGTGTAATACTAAATTAACTTTATTAATTGTTAATACAGTTCTTACTTGAAGTTCCTCCAGCAGCTCTAGACTGATCTGGACACAGCTCCTCAAAGACACCCAACCTATATGGGTGACTCATTGAGATCTTGATAATGAATGTTTAAGTACTAAATCTGCCTACATTAGAATATATTATCTAGTAAGTTGGGGGTTTTGAATGCCACTTATGTCTCATTTTTGCAAAGGCTGTGCTGAAGGTTATGCTAGAGATGCCACTGAGATTCAGAACATTCAGATTGCTGATGGTGATGTCTGCAGAAATCTTCCTATTCCAATCTATATGGTCTTTCCAAGACTGTTTACGTGTCCTACTCTGGAAACTACAAACTTCAAAGTTGGTAAGAACTGCATTTTGAACTATCAGACCATAGAAGAGCCCCTTGTCTGATACTTTATTTCTGCTGTGGTCATCCAGCCTTCTGTAACAAAAACCCATAGGTAGGACATCAGCTGTACATAGCTCCATCGTATCTTCCTTTACTTGATTTTTCTCTGAGATAAAAAGGAGCTGGCAATTTTGTTAACTTTCCTTATAGGAGTGTTGCTCTAATCATTTGGTTATACTGaatcatctttcttttcttgacGGTATCTCTTTTGAAGTGCAGTGATTACaactacagtataaaaatatttcaagtgtggTTCCTCCACAGATTTTTATAAAGGCCAgccagtgagtgagtgagtgagtaaatGATTGATACATCTTGTATACCACTGAGTCGAGTTCGCCTCCTGGCAGTTAACAAAATCgtatacataatataaaacatgCACAGCAGGCAAAGCAATAAAACATCTATGGTTAAAACGATATAAAACTAACAATACATTAAATTACAACAAATCAGTACGTAACAAAAAGGTCATATCAACAGCAACATACAAACATAGATGGCTTCTAAGTCAAAAATGTTCTACCAAAGAGCTCAGTCTTGAAGCAACttccaaaatgaaatcaagatgaAGGGAACTTTGATCTCCATAGGAAAACTGTTCCAAAGAGCAGATTCTGCTACAGAAAAGCAGCACTTTCAAGCTCCAATAGTTAGGCCATTATCAATACAAAGTTCTATATTAGAATGTTTTGCCCCCTTTCCCAACACGAGTTTAGTTTAAGCAACTGGTTTAGATCCAGTGCAGGAACAGACACAGCACACATCTCAGACAGCAAGAGCTTGGATTACTAGGTATATTTTAGAATAATATTTTAGAATAATATTGGTTATTTTAAGTACATactcagagggacgcggtggtgctgcgggttaaaccgctaagctgtcgatcggaaggtcggttcgaaaccgcgcggcggggtgagctcccgttgttaatcccagctcctgctcacctagcagttcgaaaacatgcaaatgtgagtagatcaataggtaccgcttcggcgggaaagtaatggcgttccgagtcgtcatgctggccacatgacccggaagtgtctatgacaacgccggctccaaggcttagaaacggagatgagcaccgccccctagagtcggattcgactgggctttacgtcaagggaaacctttacctttacctaagtacaTACTGTCTTGTTCTTTGCTGTGCTAGTAACTTTATGTATACATGCTATAAGTACCCCAGATGGTAGACATAATAATCTGTGCTAATTCCAGGATTCTTTTTCTCACAGAATTTGAAGTTAACATCGTTGTCCTCTTGCATGATGATCACCTCATCACAGAGAACTTTCCACTGAAACTCTGCAGAGTGTGATTATGCTCGTTTTGCAGCTACTGCTCAGACCAGATACATCCCATTTGTTGGACATCCAACAAACTGGCACTGCAGGAACTAAGCAATATAACCCTATTATTGTCACAATTTGCTATTTTGAATGATGGACCAGAATTTTAAGTTACAGCGATAACAATGTTCTGACACAATGTCCAATAAGAACTCGGTCACTTTTGTCTGTAATGTCACTGCGCTACAAGTGTTAATGGAAGTTGAAATGGGAACTATGTGGCCTACACCTCtatcttttcttatttgtttataAGAATTTGTGAGTAAGAAATTCAGACATTAAGAGGAAGAATTGCGTATAGGAATATGTTGTTTTGaccaaaattattttgtatatatgtcttaGCTTACCATGCTAAGCAAATTCTACCTTAATTCTGGAAATATTTGTATGTCCCATGAGGtgtcttaaataaatatatatatgagatgggaAGTGCATTTATGAAAACATTTGACTAACATACTAAAAAAGCAACTGAACTTTTCAAAACAAATGGAATTTAGTCATTCCTGTTTCCTCTGCAAGCACCTAAAGAACACTTTTTTGCATCAATTTCCTCTGGGGAATATCTtaacatatttaataaaaatatgtctCTCTGACCTTAATAACCAGTTGAAGAATTAGTCATAAGGAGCTGAGATTGTACAATACTGGCATTTTCTGGCCAGATTGCTGTTACAATGACATGAAGATAATTTGGGTCAACACAGAGGGAAGAGTGATGGGTACAGGAGAAGATAGAATTATTGCACTTTGCCTACGTTTGGAAGGTGTTGGACTATTTGTtgaatgcatttcatttttgaTGTGGCATCAGCTTGGCAATACTGTAGAAAGTAAACTTCCCCGTTACCTAACCCTTCATATATATGATTGTTGATGGTGTGAATAAATCAttcatacattttaaatgttGTTCAATAAATGCAATTAGCTCTGAGTTGTTGATTTGTATAAAATAGCTGAGAGCATGTTTCGTTCTTCTCAGATGCCCACCAGGACATTTTAAGTTAAGAATTTAAGCCTGttagacctgaggaagtggacaggatccttaaGGCAGTAAGTGTGGccacctgtgttttagatccatgtcccttgtGGTCAAGGCCACCTGGGATGTGATGTTGGATCCAGGTGGGGGCGAATGTATACTTCAGAGGGCAGCTGGTTCTGTGAGCTGTGAAGGATGTGGTCCAGCCCCTCAAGAAACCACCACTGGATTCAACAAAGCTGGATAATTTTCATTCCATCTCCTACCTTGTctcttttagggaaggttgttgaggtgGTGGTTGGATTGGAGCTTCAAAGGGTCCTGGAGAAAACATTATCTGAAACTCTTTCAGCCTGGTTTTAGACTGGGATCTAGCACAGAGATGGCATTGGCCGTATTTTTTGATGACTTGTAGTGGGCCTGGGATGAGAGCAGTATATCCCTCCTGGtcttccttgatctctcaatggCCTTTGTTACCATCAACTATTGTATCAGCTGGCTCAGGGAATTGAGAGTGGGAGACACTGTTACGGTGGTTCACATCCTTTCTCCATGATCAGtttcaggtggtggtggtggtggtggatggaGATAGGTCCCTGCCTGCAAGGTGTCTCAGGGGGGTCTCTACTTTTAACATCAACATGAAGCTgatgggtgaggtcatccattgacaCCAGGTTAAAtactatcagtatgctgatgttacTCACTTGTACATCTCTGCTCTTCTCTTAATACtctcccagtgtctggaggctatggggATTTGAATGGGAAATAGGCTTTGACTTGACCCTAGGGAAACCAAGTAGCTGTGGGTATTGGACCACCTAGGATCTGGAGATTTTCTGTTtggttctacatggggctgcactcCCCCACTCAGAGCCTGTGAagaatttgggggtcctcctagactcacaaattctgcttgaagagcaggtggcagctatggccaggaaggcctttgcacaactcaaTACTGCAtgccaattgcacccatttcTGGATTGGGAGACCCTAGTCATAATCGCTTATACCTTGGTTGGATTTCTGCAATTTGTTCTACATAAggttacccttgaagaccatccaccGATCCAGAATGTACGGCACATGTAATAATGGGCACACCTTGGTATGCCTGTATAACACTATTCTGTGAACTGCTCTGGCTCTCAGTAGGCTAcctggtgcaattcaaagtgctggttatcacctataaattctacatggcacagggctgggGTATTTCTGCCTGTCCTGCTAGGTTGCACAAAGTGGGCATGCTCTATCTCCCTTCTTTGAGGCAGTGTCATCTAATGCGGcctaggagacatgccttctctttTTGCATCTGCTATTTGGAACAAGCTCCCCCAACCTGAGGTTTGATTGGCTTGACCCTATTTACTTTTCATGGAGCTTTTTGTTACATGCATTGGATCAGGATGCTAATTGACCCCATTTTGCTATAAGAGTGAATGCTTGCTAATGCCCAGCCTTGGCATGTGTGTATGTGATTGTGCTTTGTTATACTGGTTTTGCAAACCTAGCCTCTATAGTTTGTAATATAAATTAAGCCTTATGGTTTCAGACATTCTGAAAGCATATGTAACACAACTATCAATGAAGCTGGTCATATGAACAGACAGACTAAAAAAGCATTATTAGTTTATTAGAAGACTCTcacaaaaaatgagaaaagaactATAAAACCTATTTCACAGGAAATCATGAAGCCCTTaaaaaacaagttaaagaatTAATAGGCATTAATAGGCATTTGAGGAATGATGGCAGTAGCTCATGATGGATTTGGAACTGAATTTTATgaactgtttaaaaatatttaccaCAACTACATATCAGAGAGGACAATCCTCAAAACATAGAAACAAGCCAAAATAATTCTACCCACGAAGATTTATTGTTTTCATAATTTAACTCGATTGATTTCACTTGTTCACTTGTTGGTGGAGGACGGGTCGTTCCTCGTtccctccgcggtgccaggcgtGCCCTCGCCTTcgggcgcccagggtggcggttcgcctcgcgcttcctccggggttgtctgcgggcctggagagggtcccctcgcctcgcccccggtgcctcgcgggctccggggcgggtccctcccccgccgcttccccccagctgggtcccatacttaccggggcgttgcatcgcccggacctcagctgcatcccgccctgcgagagcggggcttcgtcgccgggcgccgaagggttgcgcctcctcggttcctggttctccatgcctggctgatccctcacaagcttgttggataggtaccaggtggaaaaaattttttggggggttcccgtttttatgtcagggccagcctcgcttcgcaataagacacagactcacttaatgggtattaaggatttctggtttattggaatgatagctgacagaacgaaaaacgggaacggggtaggtagtgtgagggtgccccttttataccctcctgtgttgccccgggcttccccacccctcaatgcctcgttccctcttgatgggacccttgatggctgcctgggcgatttccccggtgtcttctttgtctccctgcgacggttgtgtcctccggggcaccatgtgcttcttatcttcattcctctgacgtctctcctttcagttgcttatgggtccatgggtgtgggtgcctttgggtgcttgtgttaatccctggtttgattatctccttccccttttccttaatgatcatgatccacgttgtgaggctctttgtgccttgcaacgaggtcatgacacataccaaaaaagggaaacactaaagaatgttcaaactatcgaacagtggcactcatttcacatgccagtaaggtaatgctcaagatcctgcaaggtagacttcagcaattcatggagcgagaattgccagatgcacaagctgggtttagaaaggcagaggaactcgggaccaaattgccaatatccgctggataatggaaaaagccagggagtttcagaaaaacatctatttctgttttattgactattctaaagcctttgactgtgtggaccataacaaattgtggcaagttcttagta
The Candoia aspera isolate rCanAsp1 chromosome 5, rCanAsp1.hap2, whole genome shotgun sequence genome window above contains:
- the VPS26C gene encoding vacuolar protein sorting-associated protein 26C: MGTTLDIKIKRANKVYHCGEVLTGVVVITSKDLIQHQGISLTMEGSVNLQLSAKSVGVFEAFCNSVKPIQLINSVVEMVKSGKLPSGKTEIPFEFPLQVKGSKILYETYHGVFVNIQYTLRCDMRRSLLAKDLTKSCEFIVHSPPQKGKPTPSPVDFTITPETLQNVKERALLPKFLIRGHLSSTNCIITQPLTGELIVVNSDAAVKSIELQLVRVETCGCAEGYARDATEIQNIQIADGDVCRNLPIPIYMVFPRLFTCPTLETTNFKVEFEVNIVVLLHDDHLITENFPLKLCRV